One Capricornis sumatraensis isolate serow.1 chromosome 8, serow.2, whole genome shotgun sequence genomic region harbors:
- the LOC138083769 gene encoding glutathione S-transferase P-like: MPPYTIVYFPTRGRCEALRMLLADQDQSWKEEVVTKESWLQGPLKASCLYGQLPKFQDGDLTLYQSNAILRHLGRSFGLYGTDEREAALVDMVNDGLEDLRRRCGHLIHHKREEDKAQYVRELPAHLKPFETLLSQNQGGQAFIVGDQISFADYNLLDLLLNHQVLVPGCLDPFPLLSAYVARLSARPKLKAFLASPEHVNRPIFGSRKI; the protein is encoded by the exons A TGCCGCCCTACACCATCGTCTACTTCCCGACCCGAG ggcgcTGCGAGGCGCTGCGCATGCTGCTGGCCGACCAGGACCAGAGCTGGAAGGAGGAGGTGGTCACCAAGGAGAGCTGGCTGCAGGGCCCACTCAAGGCCTCCTGC ctgtACGGGCAGCTCCCCAAGTTCCAGGATGGAGACCTCACCCTGTACCAGTCCAATGCCATCCTGCGACACCTGGGCCGCTCCTTTG GGCTCTACGGCACAGACGAGCGGGAGGCGGCACTGGTGGACATGGTGAACGACGGCCTGGAAGACCTCCGCAGGCGCTGCGGCCACCTCATCCACCATAAGCGC GAGGAGGACAAAGCCCAATATGTTCGGGAGCTGCCGGCGCACCTGAAGCCTTTCGAGACCCTGCTGTCCCAGAATCAGGGGGGCCAGGCCTTCATCGTGGGCGACCAG ATCTCCTTCGCCGACTACAACCTGCTGGACCTGCTGCTCAATCATCAGGTGCTGGTCCCCGGCTGCCTGGACCCCTTCCCCCTGCTCTCGGCCTACGTGGCCCGCCTCAGCGCCCGGCCCAAGCTCaaggccttcctggcctccccAGAGCATGTGAACCGTCCCATCTTTGGAAGCCGCAAAATATGA